The genomic DNA GTCGCGGTAGTCGGGCTGCAGCTCGACCTGCTTGGTGGCGATGTCCTTCTTGTCGATGCCGGCACCGCTCAGCGCGTCGATCACGGCTTGCTGACGGCTGCTGGTCTGGTTCATCGCGGCGGTGACGTCGGGCGCGGTCGCCTCGATGGACGCGGTGACGTTGAGGGTGTCCGGCGTGCCCTGGACCTTGCCGTTGCCGACGACGGTGACCTGGCGGCTCTCGGGCTTGGTGTCGTCGGAACCGCAGCCGGCGACGCCGGCGGTTGTGGCGATCGCCAGTCCGGCGAGGGTCAGGGCGGCAGTACGGCGGGTCGCGAATGGCATGGTTTTCAGCGTACCGACGTGTCTTTGGTGTGTTCGGCGATCGCGTTGCCGACGGCCTCGCCGACGCGGCCGAACAGCTGGTCGCGCAGGCCTTTTGCCCATTCGTGCGAGGCGTGCGGTGCCGTGAGCTGACCCTTGAAATGCGGGATCACCTCACGGGCGAACAGTTCGTACGAGTGCATGGTGGCCGCGGGCGGCGCCCAGTCGTGACCCAGCATCAGGAACGTGCCGAAGCCGCCGGAACGGTCCAGCATGTCCTGGATGTAGCCGATGCAGTCGGCGGGCGTGCCGATGCAGCAATTGCCTTTGGCCGCATAGTCTTCGACGAACTGCCGCGACGTCGGCGCCGGGCCGGTCTGGCTGCCCAGCGGGACGAAGCCGGCCGCGCCGAAGTAGTTCGAGAAGTCTTCCAGGCCGTAGGTGCAGTCCTCGATGGCCTGCTCGCGGGTGTCGGCCAGGTGCACGACGCCCAGCACCCGCCAGCCGCGGCGGTCCGGCTCGGGCCGCCCGGCTTTCGCGGCCTGGTCGCACACCACGTCCCACGTGGTCTCGAGGGCGGCGTAGCCGCCGGGCACCGACATCGACAGCGAAAGCAGTGACGTGCCCAGCTGTCCGGCGAGCCGCGGCCCAGATGGGGAAACCATTGCCGCCGTGGATATCTCGGGGTATGGCCAGGTGTACGGCCGGATGTGCAGGGCGGCGTCACGCAGCGTGAACCAGTCCGTCTCACGGGTGATCCGCGCATCGGGGTCGGCCCGGAACAGCGCGAGGATGGCCTCCAGCGACTCCTGCTGCATACGGCGCTGGTTCACCGGATCGATGCCCATCATGTAGGCATCCGACGGCAGTGCGCCCGGGCCGGTGCCGAACATGACGCGGCCGCGGGTCAGGTGGTCGAGCAGCACCCAGCGGTCGGCGACCATCAGCGGATGGTGGTACGGCAGCGACACCACGCCGGTGCCGAACCGGATGTTCTTCGTGCGTTCGGCCGCCGTGGCGATGAAAACCTCGGGGCAGGCGATCAATTCGTAACCGCCGGAATGGTGTTCACCGAACCACACCTCGTCGTAGCCCAGCTGGTCCAGCCGCACGGTGCGTTCCAGGTCGTATTCCAGTGCCGTCGTCGGAGATTGACCGACCGGGTGGAACGGTGTGATGAAGGCCCCGAAATCCAGTGGGCGACGCGTCATTTCAGTCCCAATCCGTCGATGAATTCGATGAGTATCGCGTTGACCTCGTCGGGACGTTCCTGTTGCAGCCAGTGCCCGGCGCCGTCGATCATGACCTCGCGGTAGTCGCCGGTGACGATGTCCCGGACCCGGTCGCGTGGGGTGAAGCCCAGTACTGGGTCGGCAGTGCCCGCCACGAACAGCGTCGGCACCGTGATGGTCGGGGCGGCAGTGGTCTCCGTGAGCTTCCAGTTCCGGTCGAAGTTGCGGTACCAGTTCAGCGGACCGGTGAAGCCGCTCTCGGTGAAAGCCGTTACGTACGGCTCGAATTCGTCCTCGGTGAGCCAGTCCGGCAGGGGCGGTAGCGGTTTGTCGGCGAGGGTGTCCGGTGGTGCGGCGAAGCCTTCCTCCGCGACCATCCGGCGCATCGAACTCCGGACGTCGCGCCCCAGCGCCGCGTCGGCGGGCCCGGGCTCCTGGAAATAGAGCATGTAGAAGTAGTTGTCGCCGACTCGCCGGCGCCAGATTTCGGTCGGCGGCGCGGCCGCCCGCGGCACCGGCGGCACACTCAGCGCGGCGACGGCCGCCACCCGGTCCGGGTGCAGCAGCGCGAAGTTGCACACCACCGGCGAGCCCCAGTCGTGGCCGACGACCACGGCGCGCTCGGCGCCTCCGCCAACTTCCGAGTCGAGCAGTCCAACGAGGTCCCCGGTGAGGTGGACGATGTCGTAGTCCTCGATGGCCGACGGGCGTGACGAGCCCGCGTAGCCCCGTTGGTCGGGGGCCAGCACGTGGTAGCCCGCCGCGGCGAGGGCCGGGATCTGGTGCCGCCAGGAGTGCGCGAGTTCGGGGAAGCCGTGTGCCAGCACCACGACGGGGGCACCGCGGTCCCCGGCTTCGGTGACCTGCAGCCGCACGCCGTTGGTCTCGACTAACCGTTTGGTGGACGTCATCACCGTTTCACCAAAGCACAGGTTTCCCTCCGGGAACTGCCGATCGTTTGCATAGCGGTAACCTGTGAACTATCCCGCATCTGTGTATCGGAAGGACCTGGCCGACGAGTATTCGCCGGCCGAAATATGTCGATGAAGCGAAAAAACGTCATCCGCACCCTGACCGTCGTCGCGGTCGTGTTGCTGCTGGGTTGGTCTTTCTTCTATTTCAGTGATGACACGCGTGGTTATCACCAGGTCGATACGTCTGTGGCGATGGCCCAGATCAATGCCGGGAACGTCACCGGCGCCCAGATCGACGACCGGGAACAGCAGGTCCGGCTGGACCTGAAGAGCGTCACGGCGGACACCGACAACAGCAACAAGATCATCACGTCGTTCCCGACGGGCTACGCGGTGCCGCTGTTTGACGCGCTCAACGGCAAGAACGTCAAGACCAAGACGGTCGTCAACCAGGGCAGCATCCTCAGCTCGCTGCTGATCTACCTGCTGCCGCTGCTGCTGCTCGTCGGCCTGTTCTTCATGTTCTCGCGTATGCAGGGCGGCGGCCGCATGGGCTTCGGCTTCGGCAAGTCGCGCGCCAAGATGCTCGGAAAGGACATGCCGAAGACGACGTTCGCCGACGTCGCCGGCGTCGACGAGGCCGTCGAAGAGCTCTACGAGATCAAGGACTTCCTGCAGAACCCGAGCCGCTACCAGGCGCTCGGCGCCAAGATCCCGAAGGGCGTGCTGCTCTACGGCCCGCCCGGAACGGGTAAGACGCTGCTGGCGCGCGCCGTCGCCGGCGAGGCCGGCGTGCCGTTCTTCACCATCTCCGGTTCGGACTTCGTCGAGATGTTCGTCGGTGTCGGTGCGTCCCGCGTGCGTGACCTGTTCGAGCAGGCCAAGCAGAACAGCCCGTGCATCATCTTCGTCGACGAGATCGACGCCGTCGGCCGCCAGCGTGGCGCCGGCCTGGGTGGTGGCCACGACGAGCGCGAGCAGACGCTGAACCAGCTGCTTGTCGAGATGGACGGCTTCGGCGACCGCCAGGGCGTCATCCTGATCGCCGCGACCAACCGGCCCGACATCCTGGACCCGGCGCTGCTGCGTCCGGGCCGTTTCGACCGCCAGATCCCGGTGTCGGCACCCGACCTGGCCGGCCGCAAGGCCGTGCTGCGGGTGCACTCGGCCGGCAAGCCCATCGCCCCCGACGCCGACCTCGACGGCCTGGCCAAGCGGACCGTCGGCATGTCCGGCGCCGACCTGGCCAACGTCATCAACGAGGCCGCGCTGCTGACGGCCCGCGAGAACGCCACCGTGATCACCGGCCCGGCGCTGGAAGAGGCCGTCGACCGCGTCATCGGTGGCCCGCGCCGCAAGGGCCGCATCATCAGCGAGCTGGAAAAGAAGATCACCGCCTACCACGAGGCCGGGCACACGCTGGCCGGCTGGGCCATGCCGCACCTGGACCCCGTGTACAAGGTGACGATCCTGGCCCGTGGCCGCACCGGCGGGCACGCCGTCGCCGTCCCCGAGGACGACAAGGGCATGCAGACGCGTTCGGAACTGATCGCGCGCCTGGTCATGGCGATCGGCGGCCGCGCCGCGGAGGAGCTGATCTTCCGGGAGCCCACGACCGGCGCGGTGTCCGACATCGAGAACGCCACCAAGATCGCCCGCGCCATGGTCACCGAGTTCGGTATGAGCGCCAAGCTGGGCGCCGTCCGGTACGGCACCGAGCACGGGGATCCGTTCCTGGGCCGCACCATGGGCACGCAGGCTGATTTCGGTCACGAGGTCGCCCGCGACATCGACGACGAGGTGCGCAAGCTCATCGAAGCCGCCCACACCGAGGCGTGGGATGTGCTGACGCAGTACCGCGACGTCCTGGACGACCTGGCCGGCGAGCTGCTCGAGAAGGAGACGCTGCACCGCCCCGACCTCGAGCGCATCCTGGTGGGTGTCGAGAAGCGTCCCCGCCTGACGATGTTCGACGACTTCGGTGGTCGCATCCCGTCGGAGAAGCCGCCCATCAAGACGCCCGGTGAACTGGCCATCGAGCGCGGCGAGCCCTGGCCGCCGCCCGTTCAGGAGCCGGCGTTCAAGGCGGCCATCGCCGCGGCCAGCCAGGCCGCGGCCGGAGCCGGCGTCAACGGCACCAATGGCGCACACGCCGCACCGAACGGTCAACCCCAGCACGGCCAGACCCAGCCGAACTACGGCGCGCCCGCGGGCTGGCAGGCACCGGGCTGGCCGCCGCAGCATGGCCACGGCCAGCAGGGCCAGTGGTACCCGCAGCCGGGCTGGGGCCAGCCCGGTCCGCCGCCGGGCTACCAGCCGTATCCGCAGCAGCCGGCACCGCCGCCGGCCAAACCCAACGACGAGTAGGCGCATAGATGACGCGGTCGCAGATCCATTCGGCCACGCTCACCGTCCCGACGTTCGATCACGATCGAGCCGAGGCCGCGGTGCGTGAGTTGCTGCTCGCAGTGGGCGAGGACCCGGACCGCGACGGCCTGCGGGATACGCCGGGCCGTGTCGCCCGCGCCTTCCAGGAGATCTTCGGCGGGCTGTACACCGACCCCGATGCCGTGCTCGACACCACCTTCGACGAGGGGCACGACGAGCTGGTGCTGGTCAAGGACATCCCGATGTACTCGACCTGCGAGCACCACCTGGTGTCGTTCCACGGCGTCGCGCACGTCGGCTACATCCCGGGCGAGGACGGCCGGGTGACCGGGCTGTCCAAGATCGCCCGCCTGGTCGATCTGTACGCCAAGCGGCCCCAGGTGCAGGAGCGGCTGACGGGCCAGATCGCCGACGCCCTGATGCGCAAGCTGAACCCGCAGGGCGCCATCGTGGTGGTCGAGGCCGAGCACCTGTGCATGGCGATGCGCGGCGTCCGCAAGCCCGGCGCGGTGACCACCACCTCGGCGGTGCGCGGTCAGTTCAAGACCTGCGCGTCGTCGCGAGCCGAGGCGCTGGATCTGATCCTGCGGAAGTGACACTCCCCACGCAGGTCATGGGCGTCGTCAACGTGACGGCCGACTCGTTCTCCGACGGCGGACGCTACCTCGACCACGACCGCGCGATCCAGCACGGCCTGACGCTGGCGGCCCAGGGGGCGCAGATCATCGACGTCGGCGGCGAATCCACCCGGCCCGGCGCCGCCCGGCTGGATCCCGAGGTCGAACGCGGCCGCGTCCTGCCGGTGATCAGAGAGCTTGTCGCACAAGGCATCACCGTCAGCGTCGACACCATGCACGCCGACGTGGCGGAGGCCGCGCTGGAATGCGGTGTGCACATCGTCAACGACGTGTCGGGCGGCCGGGCCGACCCGAACATGGCCCCGCTGCTGGCGGGCGCGCGGGTGCCGTGGGTCCTGATGCACTGGCGCGAGGTCGACGCCGAGCAGCCGCACCGGATTCCGGAGTACGCCGACGTGGTGGCCGACGTGCGGGCGGAACTGCTCGCCGCGGTCGACGACGCCGTCGCGGCCGGGGTGGCGCCCGGGAACCTGATCATCGATCCGGGGCTGGGTTTCGCCAAGTCGGCGCGGCACAATTGGGCGCTGCTGAGGGCGCTGCCCGAGCTGGTCGCGACCGGCATCCCGGTGCTGGTCGGGGCGTCGCGCAAGCGGTTTCTCGGCACTCTGCTGGCGGATGCCGACGGCACGCCGCGCGAACCCGACGGCCGCGAGACGGCCACCGCGGTGATCTCGGCGCTGGCTGCGCAGCAGGGCGCGTGGGGCGTGCGGGTACATGATGTCCGGGCGTCGGTGGATGCGGTGAAAGTGGTGGGGGCCTGGCATGGCTGATCGAATCGAATTGCGCGGCTTGACCGTTCGTGGCAACCACGGGGTCTTCGACCATGAGCGCGAGGACGGGCAGGACTTCGTCGTCGACATCACGGTGTGGATCGACCTGGTCGCTGCCGCCATGAGCGACGAACTGTCGGACACCCTCGACTACGGCGCGCTGGCGCAGCAGGCGGCCGACATCATCGCCGGGCCGCCGCGGAATCTGATCGAGACGGTGTCCGCCGAGATCGCCGATTCGGTGATGACCGACCAGCGCGTCCACGCCGTGGAGGTGGTGCTGCACAAACCCAGCGCGCCGATCCCGTTGACGTTCAAGGACGTTGCCGTCGTAGCGCGCAGGTCCAGGCGGGGCGGCAGAGGGTGACGGCCGTCGTCCTTTCCATCGGCTCCAACCTGGGCGACCGGCTCGCCCACCTGCAGTCGGTTGTCTCCGGGCTGCGCGGTGCGGTCCGGGCCGTCTCCCCGGTCTACGAGACCGATGCCTGGGGCGGCGTCGAGCAGGGGCCGTTCCTGAATGCCGTGCTGCTGGCCGACGATCCCGGCCTCGACGGCCCGGGCTGGCTCCGCCGGGCCCATGAGTTCGAGAACGCAGCCGGCCGGGTGCGCGAACAGCATTGGGGGCCAAGAACTCTCGACGTCGACATCGTCAGCTGCCAGGACGGCGACGCCGAAGTGCGCTCCGACGATCCGGCCCTGACGTTGCCGCACCCCTTCGCGCAGCATCGCGCCTTCGTGCTGGTGCCGTGGCTGGCCGCCGACCCGGCGGCGACGCTCGCGGGGGTTCCGGTAGCCGAGCTGCTGGCCGCCATCGACGCCGGCGAACGCGACGGGGTACGCCGCACCGACCTGGCGCTGATGCCCTGATGGGACCCACCCGGAAGCGGGACCTGGCGATCGGCACGGTGCTGGCCACGGTCGTCGCGTACCTGCTGGTGATCCTGGTGTACCGCTGGTTCCCGCCGATCACGGTGTGGACGGGCTTGTCGCTGTTGGCCTTTGCCGCTGTGGAGGCGGGCTGGGCGTTCTTCCTGCGCGCCAAGATCCGCGACGGCGCCATCGGGGTGGGGGCCGGCCGGATCCATCCGCTGGCGGTCGCGCGGTCTGTCGTGGTGGCCAAGGCGTCGGCCTGGGTCGGCGCGCTGGCCCTCGGCTGGTGGCTCGGCGTGCTCGGCTACGTGCTCCCGCGGCGCGGCGTGCTGCGGGTGGCGGCGGCCGATTTTCCGGGTGCCACGGTCGCTGCGGTGAGCGCACTGGCCCTGGTGGTGGCAGGTATGTGGTTGCAGCATTGCTGCCGCGCGCCGCTGGACCCGCCGGAGAAGTCCGACGGCGCAACCGAATAGGTAACGATCCGCCCGGACCGGGTGTCGGTCGACCTGCGAGGGGAACGCAAAACGGTACAGTCAGCCCATGATCGATCCGACCCGGGCTGCGCGCGGTAGGCGTGCGAACCGCAGGCCGGGTTGGTTGCTGCTGACAGCATTGCTGGTGCTCGCGATCATCGCCAGCTCGGCGCTGGTGTTCACCGATCAGGTCGAGTTGCTGAAACTCGCTGTGGTCATTGCCCTGTGGGCCGCGGTGGCGGCGGCGTTCGCCTCGTTCATCTATCGGCGCCAGGCCGATCTGGACCAGGCCCGGGCCCGCGACCTCAAGCTCGTCTACGACCTGCAGCTGGACCGCGAGATCGCGGCGCGCCGCGAATACGAACTGTCGCTGGAATCGCACCTGCGCCGTGAGCTGGCCTCCGAACTGCGTGCCCAGTCGGCCGACGAGGTCGCGGCGCTGCGGGCGGAGCTGGCCGCGTTGCGCGCCAACCTCGAGTTCTACTTCGACACCGATCTGGCGCACCGCCCGGCGCTCGAGACCGACCGCAGCGGGCAGTCCGCGCCGGTCGGCCGCGTCGTCGCCAGCCGGATCGACACCGAGGACCGGCCGGACCTGGTGTCGGAGCCGAACACCGAAGAGAGCCCCATCATCGACGTGGCGGCCGAGCCGCACGTGCCGCCCGACCCATGGGCACCGCCGCCCCCACCGCCGCAGCCGCCGTTCGGCGGGGCGCACCGGCGTCCTCCGCAGCCGGGACCGTCCGACTGGCAGCCGACGCCGGCCGAAGGACAGTGGATCCCGGCCGGGCAACCGGGTAGCAACTGGGCGGCCCCGGTGCCGGACCGTGGTCCCGAACCGACGATGACGCTGCCCGTCGTCCCGCCCGCCCCCGAGCCGGCGCCCGAGCCGCCGCGGCGGGGTCGCCACGGGGCCCCCGCCGAACCGGTCACCGCGCCGCCCGCGGCAGAGACCCCTGTCACATCCGGTCGCCGGCGCCGAGCTGAGCCCGAAGACGAACCCGCAGGTCAGCACGTTGGCGGCCAGCCAGCCGCCGAATTGTTGGCACGGCTGCAGGCCAACACCAGCGGCGGCGGCCGTCGACGTCGCCGCGAGGACTGAGCTACGCTCTGCGGTGACCGTCCGGTACCTGCCAGGCAGGACTGGAACGTTGAGAAACCACCAAATGTGAGGTCGCTGCAATGAAGCAGCTCGACGGACTGCGTCCGGCCCGGCTCACTGTCGGAATCATTTCCGCAGGGCGGGTCGGCAGTGCGCTGGGTGTTGCGCTGGAGCGCGCCGACCACGTCGTCGTCGCGTGTAGCGCGATCTCCCATGCGTCGCGCGGCCGTGCCGAGCGCCGGCTGCCCGATACCCAGGTGTTGCCCGCGCACGACGTCGCCGCGAAGGCCGAACTCCTGCTGCTGGCTGTGCCCGACGCCGAGCTGACGTCGGTCGTCGCCGGCCTGGCGGCCACCGGATCGGTCCGCCCCGGCACCATCGTCGTGCATACCTCGGGCGCCAACGGCATCGCGGTGCTGGCCCCGCTGACCGAGCAGGGCTGTATCCCACTGGCCATCCACCCGGCCATGACGTTCACCGGCTCGGACGAAGACATCACCCGGCTGTCGGAGACCTGTTTCGGGATCACCGCGGCCGACGACATCGGCTACGCCATCGCCCAGTCCCTCGTCCTCGAGATCGGCGGCGAACCGTTCCGGGTTCGCGAAGACGCCCGCACGCTGTATCACGCAGCCCTGGCGCACGCCGGCAATCACGTCATCACCGTCGTCCTCGACGCTGTCGAAGCCCTGCGCGGCGCACTGGCCGGCCAGGAGCTGCTGGGCCAGGAACTGGTCACGGGCGACCCCGCCGGCATCGCCGAACGCATCCTCGCGCCGCTGGCGCGGGCCTCTCTGGAGAACGCGCTGCAGCGCGGGCAGAGTGCGCTGACGGGTCCGGTGGCGCGGGGTGACGGCGCCGCCGTCGCGGCTCATCTGCACGCGCTGGAGGAAGCGAATCCTCAACTGGCGCAGGCGTATCGGGCCATGTCGCTGCGCACCGCACAACGTGCCCATGCACCCACCGAGGTTTTCGCCGTGTTGAACGACTCAGGGAGAGCGCAGTGACCGATCGCAGGCCGCCGAAGTTCACCGCCGGCGAGCTGAACCTCTACACCAACCCGACCGACGTGTCGGACGTGTCGCGGGTGCTGCGCGCCACGGGGCGCCGGGTGATGCTCGTGCCGACGATGGGTGCGCTGCACGATGGCCACCTGGAACTGGTGCGTTCGGCCAAGAAGGTGCCCGGCGCCGTCGTGGTGGTGTCAA from Mycolicibacterium phocaicum includes the following:
- a CDS encoding LLM class flavin-dependent oxidoreductase, with amino-acid sequence MTRRPLDFGAFITPFHPVGQSPTTALEYDLERTVRLDQLGYDEVWFGEHHSGGYELIACPEVFIATAAERTKNIRFGTGVVSLPYHHPLMVADRWVLLDHLTRGRVMFGTGPGALPSDAYMMGIDPVNQRRMQQESLEAILALFRADPDARITRETDWFTLRDAALHIRPYTWPYPEISTAAMVSPSGPRLAGQLGTSLLSLSMSVPGGYAALETTWDVVCDQAAKAGRPEPDRRGWRVLGVVHLADTREQAIEDCTYGLEDFSNYFGAAGFVPLGSQTGPAPTSRQFVEDYAAKGNCCIGTPADCIGYIQDMLDRSGGFGTFLMLGHDWAPPAATMHSYELFAREVIPHFKGQLTAPHASHEWAKGLRDQLFGRVGEAVGNAIAEHTKDTSVR
- a CDS encoding alpha/beta fold hydrolase, with the protein product MTSTKRLVETNGVRLQVTEAGDRGAPVVVLAHGFPELAHSWRHQIPALAAAGYHVLAPDQRGYAGSSRPSAIEDYDIVHLTGDLVGLLDSEVGGGAERAVVVGHDWGSPVVCNFALLHPDRVAAVAALSVPPVPRAAAPPTEIWRRRVGDNYFYMLYFQEPGPADAALGRDVRSSMRRMVAEEGFAAPPDTLADKPLPPLPDWLTEDEFEPYVTAFTESGFTGPLNWYRNFDRNWKLTETTAAPTITVPTLFVAGTADPVLGFTPRDRVRDIVTGDYREVMIDGAGHWLQQERPDEVNAILIEFIDGLGLK
- a CDS encoding DUF3180 domain-containing protein, with the protein product MGPTRKRDLAIGTVLATVVAYLLVILVYRWFPPITVWTGLSLLAFAAVEAGWAFFLRAKIRDGAIGVGAGRIHPLAVARSVVVAKASAWVGALALGWWLGVLGYVLPRRGVLRVAAADFPGATVAAVSALALVVAGMWLQHCCRAPLDPPEKSDGATE
- a CDS encoding Rossmann-like and DUF2520 domain-containing protein — protein: MKQLDGLRPARLTVGIISAGRVGSALGVALERADHVVVACSAISHASRGRAERRLPDTQVLPAHDVAAKAELLLLAVPDAELTSVVAGLAATGSVRPGTIVVHTSGANGIAVLAPLTEQGCIPLAIHPAMTFTGSDEDITRLSETCFGITAADDIGYAIAQSLVLEIGGEPFRVREDARTLYHAALAHAGNHVITVVLDAVEALRGALAGQELLGQELVTGDPAGIAERILAPLARASLENALQRGQSALTGPVARGDGAAVAAHLHALEEANPQLAQAYRAMSLRTAQRAHAPTEVFAVLNDSGRAQ
- the folK gene encoding 2-amino-4-hydroxy-6-hydroxymethyldihydropteridine diphosphokinase; the protein is MTAVVLSIGSNLGDRLAHLQSVVSGLRGAVRAVSPVYETDAWGGVEQGPFLNAVLLADDPGLDGPGWLRRAHEFENAAGRVREQHWGPRTLDVDIVSCQDGDAEVRSDDPALTLPHPFAQHRAFVLVPWLAADPAATLAGVPVAELLAAIDAGERDGVRRTDLALMP
- the folB gene encoding dihydroneopterin aldolase — its product is MADRIELRGLTVRGNHGVFDHEREDGQDFVVDITVWIDLVAAAMSDELSDTLDYGALAQQAADIIAGPPRNLIETVSAEIADSVMTDQRVHAVEVVLHKPSAPIPLTFKDVAVVARRSRRGGRG
- the folP gene encoding dihydropteroate synthase, which produces MGVVNVTADSFSDGGRYLDHDRAIQHGLTLAAQGAQIIDVGGESTRPGAARLDPEVERGRVLPVIRELVAQGITVSVDTMHADVAEAALECGVHIVNDVSGGRADPNMAPLLAGARVPWVLMHWREVDAEQPHRIPEYADVVADVRAELLAAVDDAVAAGVAPGNLIIDPGLGFAKSARHNWALLRALPELVATGIPVLVGASRKRFLGTLLADADGTPREPDGRETATAVISALAAQQGAWGVRVHDVRASVDAVKVVGAWHG
- the folE gene encoding GTP cyclohydrolase I FolE — translated: MTRSQIHSATLTVPTFDHDRAEAAVRELLLAVGEDPDRDGLRDTPGRVARAFQEIFGGLYTDPDAVLDTTFDEGHDELVLVKDIPMYSTCEHHLVSFHGVAHVGYIPGEDGRVTGLSKIARLVDLYAKRPQVQERLTGQIADALMRKLNPQGAIVVVEAEHLCMAMRGVRKPGAVTTTSAVRGQFKTCASSRAEALDLILRK
- a CDS encoding DUF6779 domain-containing protein produces the protein MIDPTRAARGRRANRRPGWLLLTALLVLAIIASSALVFTDQVELLKLAVVIALWAAVAAAFASFIYRRQADLDQARARDLKLVYDLQLDREIAARREYELSLESHLRRELASELRAQSADEVAALRAELAALRANLEFYFDTDLAHRPALETDRSGQSAPVGRVVASRIDTEDRPDLVSEPNTEESPIIDVAAEPHVPPDPWAPPPPPPQPPFGGAHRRPPQPGPSDWQPTPAEGQWIPAGQPGSNWAAPVPDRGPEPTMTLPVVPPAPEPAPEPPRRGRHGAPAEPVTAPPAAETPVTSGRRRRAEPEDEPAGQHVGGQPAAELLARLQANTSGGGRRRRRED
- the ftsH gene encoding ATP-dependent zinc metalloprotease FtsH encodes the protein MKRKNVIRTLTVVAVVLLLGWSFFYFSDDTRGYHQVDTSVAMAQINAGNVTGAQIDDREQQVRLDLKSVTADTDNSNKIITSFPTGYAVPLFDALNGKNVKTKTVVNQGSILSSLLIYLLPLLLLVGLFFMFSRMQGGGRMGFGFGKSRAKMLGKDMPKTTFADVAGVDEAVEELYEIKDFLQNPSRYQALGAKIPKGVLLYGPPGTGKTLLARAVAGEAGVPFFTISGSDFVEMFVGVGASRVRDLFEQAKQNSPCIIFVDEIDAVGRQRGAGLGGGHDEREQTLNQLLVEMDGFGDRQGVILIAATNRPDILDPALLRPGRFDRQIPVSAPDLAGRKAVLRVHSAGKPIAPDADLDGLAKRTVGMSGADLANVINEAALLTARENATVITGPALEEAVDRVIGGPRRKGRIISELEKKITAYHEAGHTLAGWAMPHLDPVYKVTILARGRTGGHAVAVPEDDKGMQTRSELIARLVMAIGGRAAEELIFREPTTGAVSDIENATKIARAMVTEFGMSAKLGAVRYGTEHGDPFLGRTMGTQADFGHEVARDIDDEVRKLIEAAHTEAWDVLTQYRDVLDDLAGELLEKETLHRPDLERILVGVEKRPRLTMFDDFGGRIPSEKPPIKTPGELAIERGEPWPPPVQEPAFKAAIAAASQAAAGAGVNGTNGAHAAPNGQPQHGQTQPNYGAPAGWQAPGWPPQHGHGQQGQWYPQPGWGQPGPPPGYQPYPQQPAPPPAKPNDE